In the Sediminibacter sp. Hel_I_10 genome, one interval contains:
- the cphA gene encoding cyanophycin synthetase, with amino-acid sequence MKIREINAMRGPNYWSVRRHKLIVMVLDLEKMEEYPSNEIPGFSERLQKMFPTMYSHRCSVGTAGGFFERVEEGTWMGHIVEHIALEIQTLAGMDTGFGRTRGYGEKGVYNVVFSYEEESVGRYAAKMAVDICEALIAAEEYDMDNDIQHMRELREKERLGPSTGSIVEEAQSRGIPWIRLNKYSLVQLGYGANQKRIQATVTSDTSSIGVELACDKEDTKYLLEQAEVAVPRGDIISRESSLEASCKYVGYPLVMKPIDGNHGRGITVDIQNYEDALVAFHAAKAVSRRVIVEKYITGEDHRLLVINHKLVAAAKRTPAHVVGNGKSTVNELILEVNKDPRRGYGHENVLTQISVNDLTKTIIKDAGYTLDSVLPEGERLLLKDTANLSTGGTAEDITDIVHPANVSMAERISKIIDLDICGIDIMTNDITLPLSETGGAVLEVNAGPGFRMHLAPTTGLPRNVAAPVIDKLFPNYGETGRIPIVAITGTNGKTTTSRLVAHMAKMKGYRVGYTTSDGVYIQNRLLMTGDCTGPTSAEFVLRDPTVNFAVLECARGGLLRAGLGFKKCDVAIVTNIAADHLGLKGIHTIEQLAKVKGVVPETVLPDGYAILNADDDLVYDMRRNLNCNIALFSMDEHHPRIKAMQRLNGITAVYENGYVTICRGEWKMRIMSAENIPLTYGGKAPFMIQNVLAAILAAHVQGISIEDMKAGLETFIPSASQTPGRLNLFEFKNFSILLDYAHNPAGMRALQKFTDALDATVKVGIIAGIGDRRVEDNNEMGSIAAEMFDEIIIRQDKQLRGKTEDELIKMLRDGILMKDPNKKTTVIPSEKEAITHAVKTATKGSLIILCSDVIPDALDLVKKFKELEAKGELVFE; translated from the coding sequence ATGAAAATACGGGAAATCAATGCAATGAGAGGTCCAAACTATTGGTCTGTAAGACGCCATAAATTAATAGTGATGGTTCTAGATCTAGAAAAGATGGAAGAGTATCCTTCCAATGAAATTCCCGGATTTTCAGAACGACTTCAAAAGATGTTTCCCACAATGTATTCACACCGTTGCTCTGTAGGTACTGCCGGCGGTTTTTTTGAGCGGGTAGAAGAAGGTACTTGGATGGGGCATATTGTAGAGCATATCGCTTTAGAAATCCAAACCTTAGCTGGCATGGATACTGGATTTGGCAGAACGCGAGGCTATGGAGAGAAAGGCGTGTACAACGTGGTATTTTCATATGAAGAAGAAAGCGTAGGGCGATACGCCGCTAAAATGGCAGTTGATATTTGCGAAGCCTTGATTGCTGCAGAAGAGTACGATATGGATAACGACATCCAGCACATGCGTGAACTTCGTGAAAAGGAGCGCTTGGGCCCAAGTACTGGTTCTATAGTTGAAGAAGCCCAATCACGAGGCATTCCTTGGATTCGTCTTAATAAATACTCTTTGGTACAATTAGGATACGGTGCCAATCAAAAACGAATACAAGCCACAGTTACCAGTGATACCAGTAGTATTGGTGTGGAGTTGGCCTGCGATAAAGAGGATACTAAATATTTACTGGAACAAGCTGAGGTTGCCGTGCCCCGTGGCGACATTATTAGTAGAGAAAGTAGTTTAGAGGCCTCATGTAAATATGTGGGCTATCCGTTGGTTATGAAACCCATTGATGGTAACCATGGACGCGGTATTACTGTAGATATTCAGAATTACGAAGATGCTTTGGTTGCATTTCATGCCGCTAAAGCAGTGTCGAGACGTGTTATTGTAGAAAAATATATTACTGGGGAAGACCACCGACTTTTAGTGATTAACCATAAACTCGTTGCGGCTGCAAAACGAACACCGGCCCATGTGGTTGGTAATGGCAAATCAACGGTTAACGAGCTGATTCTTGAGGTCAATAAAGACCCGAGACGTGGGTATGGCCATGAGAATGTGTTGACACAAATTAGTGTCAATGATTTGACCAAAACCATTATAAAAGATGCGGGGTATACGCTAGACAGTGTCTTGCCAGAAGGCGAACGATTGCTGTTAAAAGATACCGCCAACCTGAGTACAGGAGGTACGGCAGAAGATATTACAGATATTGTTCACCCTGCAAACGTCTCTATGGCAGAGCGCATCTCAAAAATTATAGATTTAGATATCTGTGGGATTGATATCATGACCAATGATATTACCTTACCACTCTCTGAAACTGGAGGCGCAGTGCTCGAGGTCAATGCGGGACCAGGATTTAGAATGCACTTGGCACCAACCACAGGATTGCCGAGAAATGTTGCGGCACCAGTTATAGATAAGCTCTTTCCTAATTATGGCGAAACAGGACGTATTCCTATAGTAGCGATTACCGGCACTAACGGAAAAACCACCACCTCAAGATTAGTTGCCCACATGGCCAAAATGAAAGGCTATCGGGTGGGGTACACCACGAGTGACGGGGTTTACATCCAAAACCGATTATTGATGACGGGAGATTGCACCGGACCAACAAGTGCAGAATTTGTACTAAGAGATCCCACCGTAAATTTTGCCGTTTTAGAATGTGCTCGAGGCGGCTTGTTAAGAGCAGGTCTTGGATTTAAAAAATGTGATGTCGCCATTGTTACCAACATTGCTGCCGATCACTTGGGGCTTAAAGGCATCCATACCATTGAGCAATTGGCAAAAGTAAAAGGCGTTGTCCCAGAAACCGTATTGCCCGATGGCTACGCGATTCTTAATGCCGATGACGATTTGGTGTATGATATGAGACGCAATCTTAATTGTAATATTGCTTTGTTTTCTATGGATGAGCATCACCCAAGAATCAAGGCCATGCAACGCTTAAACGGAATTACAGCAGTGTACGAAAATGGGTATGTTACCATTTGCAGAGGCGAATGGAAGATGCGCATCATGAGTGCCGAAAATATACCATTAACCTATGGTGGTAAAGCGCCATTTATGATTCAGAATGTATTGGCAGCTATTCTTGCGGCTCATGTGCAAGGCATCAGCATTGAGGATATGAAAGCAGGTTTAGAAACCTTTATTCCCTCAGCTTCCCAAACACCAGGACGCTTAAATTTATTTGAGTTTAAAAACTTCTCCATTCTGTTGGATTATGCCCATAATCCTGCGGGCATGCGCGCGCTTCAAAAATTTACAGATGCATTGGATGCCACGGTAAAAGTGGGAATCATTGCAGGTATTGGCGATCGTAGGGTAGAAGATAATAATGAGATGGGAAGTATTGCTGCGGAAATGTTTGATGAAATCATTATTCGTCAAGACAAGCAATTGAGAGGGAAGACTGAGGATGAATTGATCAAGATGTTGAGAGATGGCATCCTTATGAAAGACCCAAATAAAAAGACCACAGTGATCCCTTCTGAAAAAGAAGCCATTACCCATGCAGTTAAAACGGCTACAAAAGGATCGTTGATCATTCTTTGTAGTGATGTGATCCCTGATGCTCTAGACTTGGTGAAGAAATTTAAGGAGTTGGAGGCAAAAGGAGAATTGGTATTTGAATAA
- a CDS encoding aldehyde dehydrogenase family protein, with the protein MKDYTDNMHAALFESQKSNQFKVGNTSYKARVKKLNALKKALEVDFKQEIREALYKDFRKPHLETDLTEIYPVIDEIKFVKGQLKSWLGRQKVDTPIALLGSSSWIKNEPKGVCLIISPWNFPINLTLGPLVSAIAAGNTVIIKPSEMTPNASNVMSKMITAIFNTDEVALVQGEVETSTELLKLPFNHIFFTGSPQVGKIVMKAASKHLSSVTLELGGKSPVIVDDTADIARAVKRIIFGKFVNCGQTCIAPDYVFVHQSVKDTFLKTFKESLTEHYGSNPSTSESYARIVNQKHFKRLSGYLDDAKVRNLEIVHGGASEEKQNYIEPTLVLDPTDDSDLMQNEIFGPILPIKSFSKLEDVASYINEREKPLALYMFSKHKKNVQFMINNTRAGGTCINHNLLQYLNHNLPFGGSNHSGIGKSHGYFGFLEFTNQRSILKQHTFGAVDLLTPPYTSFKQKLVDLTLKWF; encoded by the coding sequence ATGAAAGATTATACAGATAACATGCACGCGGCACTTTTTGAGTCGCAGAAATCAAATCAGTTTAAGGTGGGGAATACATCCTATAAAGCACGTGTCAAAAAGTTAAATGCTTTAAAGAAGGCCTTAGAAGTTGATTTTAAACAGGAGATTCGGGAAGCGCTCTATAAAGACTTTAGAAAACCACATTTAGAAACAGACCTTACAGAGATCTATCCCGTTATAGATGAGATCAAATTTGTAAAGGGCCAATTAAAATCTTGGTTAGGTCGGCAAAAGGTCGATACACCAATAGCGCTTTTGGGGAGCTCCTCTTGGATCAAGAATGAGCCTAAAGGGGTGTGCCTCATCATATCCCCATGGAATTTTCCCATCAACCTAACATTAGGTCCATTGGTGTCAGCTATTGCTGCAGGCAATACCGTCATCATAAAACCTAGCGAAATGACGCCCAATGCGTCAAACGTCATGTCAAAAATGATCACTGCTATTTTTAATACCGATGAGGTGGCTTTGGTGCAAGGGGAAGTTGAGACGTCTACAGAGTTGCTCAAGCTTCCTTTTAATCATATATTTTTCACAGGATCACCACAAGTAGGAAAGATTGTAATGAAAGCGGCCTCAAAACATCTGAGCTCGGTAACTTTAGAGTTAGGCGGTAAGTCTCCGGTTATTGTCGATGATACTGCAGATATAGCTCGTGCGGTAAAACGAATTATCTTCGGAAAGTTTGTCAATTGCGGACAAACCTGCATTGCGCCAGATTATGTTTTTGTACACCAATCGGTTAAAGATACTTTTCTGAAAACGTTTAAGGAGTCACTCACGGAACACTATGGCTCTAATCCATCAACTTCTGAATCTTACGCCCGAATTGTGAATCAAAAACACTTTAAAAGGCTGTCGGGCTATTTAGATGATGCGAAGGTTAGAAACCTAGAGATTGTTCATGGCGGAGCTTCCGAAGAAAAACAGAATTACATCGAGCCCACATTGGTTCTAGATCCCACCGATGACAGTGACCTCATGCAGAATGAGATTTTTGGACCTATTCTGCCCATAAAAAGCTTTTCGAAATTAGAGGATGTGGCCTCTTATATTAATGAACGAGAAAAACCTTTGGCCTTATACATGTTTAGTAAGCATAAAAAGAATGTGCAATTTATGATCAATAATACGAGGGCAGGCGGGACATGCATCAATCACAATTTATTGCAATACCTTAATCACAACTTGCCTTTTGGGGGAAGCAATCATAGCGGGATTGGAAAATCGCACGGTTATTTTGGGTTTTTGGAATTTACCAATCAGCGCTCCATTTTAAAACAGCACACTTTTGGCGCTGTTGATTTATTAACGCCGCCTTACACGTCTTTTAAACAGAAGTTGGTGGACTTGACCTTAAAATGGTTTTAA
- a CDS encoding isoaspartyl peptidase/L-asparaginase family protein: protein MNTFSIAIHGGAGTLVKGMMTPELEAKYRAALKSALTTGYELLEQGGTAVDAVERAVQILEDSPLFNAGKGAVFTATETHEMDASIMDGKTLNAGAVSLITGIKNPVSLARDVMEKSEHVFLAGEGAMAFAKDLNYALEDTSYFYDELRHQQWLDLKDTDTFQLDHSTKKDSKFGTVGAVACDKDGNIAAATSTGGMTNKKWGRVGDSPMIGAGNYAHNKTCAISCTGSGEFFIRGVVAYDVACLIEHKQMSLEAAAKEVIHTRVAEIGGDGGLIAVDAKGNIAMPFNTEGMYRASRSSEGTETIAIYK from the coding sequence ATGAATACATTTTCTATCGCCATTCACGGCGGAGCAGGTACTTTGGTCAAAGGGATGATGACGCCAGAACTAGAGGCCAAATATAGAGCCGCATTAAAAAGCGCCTTAACTACAGGGTATGAGCTTCTTGAGCAGGGAGGCACGGCCGTTGATGCCGTTGAGCGAGCTGTTCAAATCTTAGAGGATTCGCCTTTATTTAACGCAGGAAAAGGAGCCGTTTTTACCGCTACCGAAACTCATGAAATGGACGCCAGTATCATGGATGGTAAGACGTTGAATGCAGGCGCAGTGAGTTTAATTACAGGTATAAAAAACCCCGTAAGTTTGGCTCGTGATGTTATGGAAAAGAGCGAGCACGTATTTTTAGCTGGTGAAGGAGCCATGGCTTTTGCCAAAGATTTGAACTATGCCTTAGAAGACACATCTTATTTTTATGATGAACTGCGTCACCAACAGTGGTTAGATTTAAAAGACACCGATACCTTTCAATTAGATCATTCTACAAAAAAGGACTCAAAATTTGGGACGGTTGGCGCTGTGGCCTGTGATAAAGACGGGAATATTGCGGCAGCCACTTCTACCGGTGGGATGACCAATAAAAAATGGGGACGTGTAGGCGATAGCCCGATGATTGGTGCAGGCAACTATGCTCATAATAAAACCTGTGCGATTAGTTGTACGGGTAGTGGCGAGTTTTTTATTCGAGGCGTGGTGGCTTACGATGTGGCTTGCTTAATAGAACACAAACAGATGAGCTTGGAGGCTGCTGCCAAAGAAGTGATTCATACCCGAGTTGCAGAAATAGGTGGCGACGGCGGTTTAATTGCTGTAGACGCCAAAGGTAATATTGCCATGCCCTTTAATACGGAAGGCATGTACCGTGCCTCTAGATCTTCAGAAGGCACAGAAACCATTGCTATTTATAAATAG
- a CDS encoding isoaspartyl peptidase/L-asparaginase family protein, with protein MKRRHFLKRVSISSLGMSIVPSLFTFAETSETTKNNMTISQKKKPIAICTWAFKNATAMAGEALSKGAKALDAAVIGAEVEENNLKNTTVGKGGTPDREGNVTLDACVMDSNGDCGAVVCVEHITNVAALAKKVMTETPHVMLSGKGAEEFGYQQGFKKEELLTPSSIEAFEAWKKSPEYKPIINIENHDTIGMLCMDEDGDIAGACSTSGLSYKMKGRIGDSPIIGSGLFIDNEIGGAAATGLGEEVMKTVGSFLIVELMRNGMSPQQACKEAVERIVKKNKGYKDFQIAYIAMNKAGEVGSYCIHKGFSYMTYKDGENTETASQSYIKD; from the coding sequence ATGAAGCGAAGACATTTTTTAAAAAGGGTTTCTATTTCTAGCTTGGGGATGTCTATAGTCCCCTCTCTATTTACTTTTGCCGAAACCTCCGAGACCACAAAAAACAACATGACCATATCACAAAAAAAGAAACCCATTGCCATTTGCACTTGGGCATTTAAAAATGCAACCGCAATGGCAGGTGAAGCGCTATCAAAAGGCGCAAAGGCTCTGGATGCTGCAGTTATTGGCGCCGAGGTGGAAGAAAACAACTTAAAAAACACTACCGTGGGTAAAGGCGGCACACCAGACCGTGAAGGTAACGTGACCTTAGATGCTTGTGTGATGGATAGTAATGGCGATTGTGGCGCCGTGGTTTGTGTAGAGCATATTACCAACGTTGCTGCATTGGCAAAAAAGGTCATGACCGAAACACCACATGTGATGCTCTCGGGGAAAGGTGCCGAAGAATTTGGATACCAGCAAGGTTTTAAAAAAGAAGAACTGTTAACTCCAAGTTCCATAGAAGCTTTTGAGGCTTGGAAAAAATCGCCAGAATACAAACCCATTATCAATATTGAAAATCACGATACCATTGGGATGCTGTGTATGGATGAAGATGGCGATATTGCTGGCGCCTGTTCTACTTCTGGTTTGTCCTATAAAATGAAGGGCCGTATTGGCGACTCGCCCATTATTGGTTCTGGTCTTTTTATAGACAATGAGATTGGCGGTGCTGCAGCTACAGGCCTAGGAGAAGAGGTCATGAAAACCGTAGGCAGTTTCCTTATTGTAGAACTGATGCGAAATGGCATGTCTCCTCAACAAGCCTGTAAGGAGGCGGTAGAGCGCATTGTAAAAAAGAACAAGGGCTATAAAGACTTTCAAATTGCCTATATCGCCATGAACAAGGCTGGCGAAGTGGGTTCTTATTGCATTCATAAGGGATTCAGTTACATGACCTATAAAGATGGCGAAAATACAGAGACCGCTTCCCAGTCTTATATCAAAGATTAG
- a CDS encoding cyanophycinase produces MIKGTLIPIGGNEDKGLTDDDSYTLDYVKEGILHHVVVESGGVNAKILVLPAASSIPVEVGDNYLTAFDTLGCTDVTVIQTNNPKETDAPEHLELLEAADCVMFSGGDQSKISRKIRGTKFHELLLKKYNTEKFVIAGTSAGAMVMAEEMITGGSAKEAFLKGAVRMHKGLSLIPELIIDTHFIQRGRFGRITEAVAQFPELIGLGLAEDTGLIIKNNWFEVIGSGMVIVFDGRRIRHNNHAILNEGTPMSLVGLRTHILSNGDRFNIKKKKVEVLPMTSPFV; encoded by the coding sequence ATGATAAAAGGAACGCTTATTCCTATTGGCGGAAATGAAGATAAGGGACTTACAGACGACGACTCCTACACCCTGGATTATGTCAAAGAAGGCATCTTGCATCATGTGGTGGTAGAAAGCGGAGGCGTTAACGCCAAGATTTTGGTCTTGCCTGCAGCATCCAGTATCCCTGTTGAAGTTGGTGATAATTACCTCACCGCTTTTGACACTTTAGGTTGTACTGACGTTACAGTTATACAAACCAACAACCCTAAAGAAACCGATGCTCCAGAACATTTAGAGCTTTTAGAAGCTGCCGATTGTGTGATGTTTTCTGGTGGTGATCAATCTAAAATAAGTCGGAAAATTAGAGGCACAAAATTTCACGAGTTACTTCTGAAAAAGTACAACACTGAAAAGTTTGTAATCGCCGGTACAAGTGCTGGTGCCATGGTGATGGCCGAAGAAATGATTACGGGCGGAAGTGCCAAAGAGGCCTTTCTCAAAGGCGCTGTACGCATGCATAAAGGCTTGTCCTTAATTCCAGAATTGATCATTGACACCCATTTTATACAACGCGGGCGTTTTGGCAGAATTACCGAAGCGGTTGCTCAGTTTCCAGAATTAATAGGACTAGGACTTGCCGAAGACACCGGATTAATCATTAAGAACAATTGGTTTGAAGTGATTGGGTCTGGAATGGTGATTGTTTTTGACGGGAGACGCATTCGGCATAATAACCATGCCATCTTAAATGAGGGCACACCCATGTCTCTAGTTGGTTTGAGAACTCACATTTTGTCTAACGGAGACCGTTTCAACATAAAAAAGAAAAAGGTAGAGGTCCTACCAATGACATCCCCCTTTGTCTAG
- the polA gene encoding DNA polymerase I, translating into MSDQKRLFLVDAYALIFRGYYAFIKNPRINSKGQDTSAIMGFMNSLLDVIKRERPDHLAVCFDKGGSVDRVEMYEEYKANRDETPEGIKTAIPHICEILEAMHIPIMVKEGYEADDVIGTLSRQAEKEGYKTFMVTPDKDFAQLVTENIFMYRPKSFGGGYETWGIPEVQKKFEVERPEQVIDFLGMMGDASDNIPGLPGVGEKTAKKFIKQFGSMEGLLANTDQLKGKMKEKIEANNELGLLSKQLATIMLDVPVTFNAEDFELSEPDIEKVKDIFQELEFRRLLDNFIKTFAPQEDAAQNNGASTSAKAQTSNASESTISEAGAGQFSLFGGSPSDAPSSANQSQATNQDGRQTAATVSHFYQSVAPGMATTLFVKTLMSQTSVCFDTETTGLNPLTAELVGIAFSWEAGKGFYVPFPKEKEKAQELIEILRPFFESESIEKIGQNLKYDIKVLAKYQIEVKGKLFDTMLAHYLINPDMRHNMEVLAETYLNYTPISITELIGKKGKNQLSMRDVPLEQQTEYGVEDADITLQLKKHFEKELGDANTQTLFDDIEVPLLRVLAAMELEGINLDTKFLDSLSEALNTDIANLEQQIYEAAGEEFNIASPKQLGVILFEKLKLVDKPKKTKTGQYSTAEDVLSYLAKDHDIIQNVLDYRGLAKLKSTYVDALPTQVEESTGRVHTDYMQTVAATGRLSSNNPNLQNIPIRTERGRQVRKAFVPRNDDYILLAADYSQIELRIIAALSEEETMMEAFKNGEDIHASTASKVFNVPIEEVSRAQRSNAKTVNFGIIYGVSAFGLSNQTDLSRAESKELIDTYYETYPKLKAYMGKQVDFARDNGYVQTVLGRRRYLKDINSRNAVVRGAAERNAVNAPIQGSAADIIKLAMINIYNKLHDGNFKTKMLLQVHDELVFDVYKPELEEMKTLIKTEMEGAFKMSVPLDVEVGVGDDWLEAH; encoded by the coding sequence ATGTCAGATCAAAAACGCCTTTTTCTAGTTGATGCCTATGCGCTCATTTTCCGAGGCTACTATGCTTTTATAAAAAATCCAAGAATCAACTCCAAGGGCCAAGATACCTCAGCCATTATGGGGTTTATGAATTCGCTTTTAGATGTTATCAAACGTGAGCGCCCAGACCATTTGGCAGTATGTTTTGATAAAGGCGGCAGTGTAGACCGAGTAGAAATGTACGAAGAATACAAGGCCAACAGAGACGAAACGCCTGAGGGCATTAAAACCGCCATTCCTCATATTTGTGAGATTCTTGAGGCCATGCACATTCCCATTATGGTAAAAGAAGGTTATGAGGCCGATGATGTGATTGGCACACTTTCTCGACAAGCAGAAAAAGAAGGCTATAAAACCTTTATGGTCACCCCAGACAAGGATTTTGCCCAATTGGTGACCGAAAATATCTTTATGTACCGTCCAAAATCGTTTGGTGGCGGCTACGAAACTTGGGGCATCCCTGAGGTTCAGAAAAAATTTGAAGTTGAGCGTCCAGAGCAGGTTATCGACTTTTTGGGGATGATGGGTGATGCCTCTGATAATATCCCAGGACTTCCTGGTGTGGGTGAAAAGACCGCTAAAAAATTCATTAAGCAATTTGGTTCTATGGAAGGGCTTTTGGCCAATACCGACCAGCTTAAAGGCAAAATGAAAGAAAAAATTGAGGCCAATAATGAGCTGGGCTTACTGTCAAAACAGTTGGCCACCATCATGTTGGATGTTCCCGTAACCTTTAACGCTGAAGACTTTGAACTATCTGAACCCGATATCGAAAAGGTAAAAGACATCTTTCAGGAGCTGGAGTTTAGACGTTTGCTAGACAACTTTATAAAAACCTTTGCGCCTCAAGAGGATGCCGCCCAAAACAATGGCGCTTCCACTTCAGCCAAAGCACAAACATCGAATGCTTCGGAAAGCACGATTTCGGAAGCTGGCGCAGGACAATTCAGTTTATTTGGTGGGTCGCCCAGTGATGCGCCTTCCTCGGCAAACCAAAGTCAAGCCACCAACCAAGACGGCCGACAAACAGCTGCCACGGTTTCTCATTTTTACCAAAGTGTAGCGCCTGGAATGGCCACCACCTTATTTGTGAAGACCCTGATGTCTCAAACCTCTGTGTGTTTTGACACCGAAACTACCGGCTTAAACCCATTAACCGCAGAGCTGGTTGGGATTGCCTTTTCATGGGAGGCCGGCAAAGGCTTTTACGTCCCATTTCCGAAGGAAAAAGAAAAAGCCCAAGAGCTCATTGAAATCTTAAGACCCTTTTTTGAAAGTGAGTCTATCGAGAAAATAGGCCAAAATCTCAAGTACGATATTAAAGTATTGGCCAAGTACCAGATTGAGGTCAAGGGGAAATTGTTTGACACCATGTTGGCGCACTACCTCATCAATCCAGATATGCGACACAATATGGAGGTGCTGGCTGAAACTTATTTAAACTATACCCCAATTTCCATTACCGAATTGATTGGCAAAAAAGGCAAGAACCAACTCTCAATGCGTGACGTGCCTTTAGAACAGCAAACCGAATACGGCGTTGAAGATGCTGACATCACACTACAACTCAAAAAGCATTTTGAAAAAGAACTGGGCGATGCCAATACCCAAACCTTATTTGATGATATTGAGGTGCCACTACTTCGGGTTTTGGCGGCTATGGAATTGGAAGGTATTAATTTAGATACCAAATTTCTTGACTCCCTTTCTGAAGCGCTCAATACTGATATTGCAAATTTAGAACAGCAGATTTACGAGGCCGCTGGCGAAGAATTTAACATTGCCTCACCCAAACAATTGGGCGTGATTCTTTTTGAAAAATTAAAACTGGTAGACAAGCCCAAAAAGACCAAAACCGGTCAATATTCTACTGCCGAAGATGTGTTGAGCTATTTGGCCAAAGATCATGACATTATTCAAAATGTGTTAGACTATCGCGGGCTCGCCAAATTAAAGAGTACCTATGTAGATGCCCTGCCCACCCAAGTAGAAGAGAGTACCGGCAGAGTGCATACCGATTATATGCAAACCGTTGCCGCTACTGGCAGGTTGAGCAGCAACAATCCTAACTTACAGAACATCCCGATACGTACAGAACGCGGCAGGCAGGTGCGTAAGGCTTTTGTACCAAGAAACGACGATTACATCTTACTTGCTGCCGATTATTCACAAATAGAACTGCGTATTATTGCAGCCTTGAGTGAAGAGGAAACCATGATGGAAGCCTTTAAAAACGGGGAGGACATTCATGCCTCTACCGCTTCAAAAGTATTTAACGTGCCAATCGAAGAGGTCTCTAGAGCACAACGTAGCAATGCCAAAACCGTCAACTTTGGGATCATTTATGGAGTTTCTGCCTTTGGGTTGAGCAACCAAACCGATTTATCCCGTGCCGAATCCAAGGAGTTGATAGACACTTATTACGAGACCTACCCTAAACTGAAAGCCTATATGGGCAAGCAAGTTGACTTTGCCCGAGATAATGGTTACGTGCAAACCGTTTTGGGGCGCCGTCGGTATTTAAAAGACATCAATTCTCGTAATGCTGTGGTACGTGGTGCGGCAGAGCGTAATGCGGTAAATGCGCCCATTCAAGGGAGCGCGGCCGACATTATTAAGTTGGCGATGATCAATATTTATAACAAATTACACGACGGAAACTTTAAAACCAAAATGCTCTTACAAGTGCATGATGAATTGGTATTTGATGTGTACAAGCCTGAATTGGAAGAAATGAAAACTCTAATCAAAACTGAGATGGAAGGTGCTTTTAAAATGAGCGTTCCTTTGGATGTTGAAGTTGGCGTTGGTGATGATTGGTTGGAAGCGCATTAG
- a CDS encoding metallophosphoesterase, with protein MLRWILFIIIYILFTVYGFQAIKTIFKMSWIHYVYLGVALIVLGNFIYQFNTGSEGRVLDPAKSYAFGFLIAFLSISFILIPILFLEDIVRTLTGLYHKVVGGKETFHVPSRRKFVSAIALGLAAIPFTSLLYGMYKGKYRFRVLEYTLHFEDLPEAFDGYKVTQISDIHSGSFDNREKIKYGVDLIKSQNSDIILFTGDMVNNKSSEMLPWADMFGELKAKDGVYSVLGNHDYGDYIDWSSADAKAQNLADLVQLQKTMGYDLLLNENRFIERDGQRIALIGVENWGKGGFKKAGDLQKAKRGVNADDFKILMSHDPSHWEAEVLKDDYHYHLTLSGHTHGMQFGIEIPGWIKWSPVKWRYKQWAGIYEQLGQYINVNRGFGYLGYPGRVGIWPEVTVITLKKGTNNA; from the coding sequence ATGCTTCGCTGGATTCTATTTATCATTATTTACATTCTTTTTACCGTTTATGGATTTCAAGCCATAAAAACCATTTTCAAGATGTCATGGATTCATTATGTGTATCTGGGCGTCGCACTTATTGTTCTAGGTAATTTTATTTATCAATTCAATACAGGTTCAGAAGGACGAGTTTTGGATCCTGCAAAAAGCTATGCTTTTGGGTTTTTGATCGCTTTTTTATCGATTAGTTTTATTTTGATTCCCATATTGTTCTTAGAAGATATTGTTAGAACCCTTACGGGACTTTACCATAAAGTAGTGGGTGGTAAGGAGACGTTTCATGTGCCTTCTAGGCGGAAATTTGTAAGTGCTATTGCGCTTGGTCTCGCGGCTATTCCCTTCACCTCTTTGCTTTATGGCATGTATAAAGGGAAATACCGTTTTAGGGTTTTAGAGTATACCTTACATTTTGAGGATTTACCAGAAGCCTTTGATGGCTATAAGGTGACACAAATTAGCGACATTCATTCTGGTAGTTTTGACAATCGGGAAAAAATTAAATATGGAGTGGACTTGATCAAGTCGCAAAACAGTGATATTATTTTGTTTACTGGCGATATGGTTAATAATAAGTCTTCGGAAATGTTACCATGGGCAGACATGTTTGGTGAATTAAAAGCTAAGGATGGGGTTTATAGTGTTTTAGGAAATCACGATTACGGCGATTATATCGATTGGTCATCTGCTGATGCAAAAGCACAAAATTTGGCAGATTTGGTACAATTGCAAAAAACGATGGGCTATGATTTATTGCTCAACGAAAACCGATTTATAGAACGGGATGGGCAGCGCATTGCTTTAATAGGTGTAGAAAATTGGGGCAAAGGCGGCTTTAAAAAGGCTGGTGATCTTCAAAAGGCAAAGCGAGGCGTCAATGCCGATGATTTTAAGATCCTAATGTCTCATGATCCCAGCCATTGGGAAGCTGAGGTGTTAAAGGACGATTACCACTATCATTTAACTTTGAGTGGCCATACCCACGGGATGCAATTTGGTATTGAAATTCCTGGTTGGATCAAGTGGAGCCCTGTAAAATGGCGCTACAAACAATGGGCGGGAATTTATGAACAATTGGGCCAATATATTAATGTTAATCGAGGTTTTGGATATTTAGGATACCCTGGTCGTGTTGGGATTTGGCCTGAAGTAACCGTGATCACTCTTAAAAAGGGCACAAATAATGCTTAA